A region of the Litchfieldia alkalitelluris genome:
ACCCTTTGAAACAGGCCCCATAACAACTGCTCCAGCGCCATCTCCAAATAGGACAGCTGTATTACGATCATCCCAGTTAGTTACTTTCGATAGTTTTTCAACGCCAACAACTAAAATATGCTTGTAACTACCAGATTCGATAAATTGTTTTGCTGTTGCCATCCCATACATAAAGCCAGCACATGCAGCACTTACATCCATTGCAGCAGCATTCCATGCTCCTAGTCTTTCCTGAATCATACAAGATACTGAAGGAAACGGTCGATCAGGAGTAACTGTTGCAACAAGGATTAAATCTATCTCTTCAGGAGAAATCCCGGCATTTTCGATTGCTGAGGTACTTGCATGAAAGGCCATATCTGATGTATCTACATCATCTCCAGCAATTCTTCTCTCCTCAATCCCTGTTCGTGTTCGTATCCATTCGTCTGAAGTATCAACTATTTTTTCTAAATCGTGGTTTGTTACTACCTTTTCAGGTACATAACGTCCTATCCCTATGATCCCTGCATTCATATTCGCATCTCCTTAATTCAATTATTTAAATTATTAATGGTCTTAAAAGACAATGTAATTTTAAAAGAAATAATGTTAGGCTTTCTAATTTCAGAGTATATGATTATTTTCTAAAGTAATTGTTATCAATTATTATGACTTGGTACTAATTTTAATCTATTTTGCATTTATAAGCAACATTTTAACGTTCAACATTTAAAAGCAAACAGTGTTTTTATTTGCGGAAGAAACAACAGGCCATCATAAAAAGAAGAGCCTAAAGAATTTATATAGTGATACATGTCTATTGCTAATTCATTCTTATAACATAGATTATTATAGGAGCCAGTAAAAGCTATTCGGTAATTTTGGAATCAAGGAGGTACGTTAAATGGAAAAGGGAAAGGGCGAAGTATCTAACCAAATAGATAAAAAAGCAGACGAACCATTAGAACAGTCAGGAACTCAAGAACAATCTGAGCGTAATGAAAATACTGAAACAGTTGATCCCTTTACAAGACTCATGTTTGGAGGGAAACGCCCAAGAAGTTTTGAGGATGTAACAAAAACAGAGGAAGTAAGCAAGTCTACTACTGATGACCAAAATATGGACTTTACTCAATATTACACTCTAATGGAACAGGTTGATGATATTCTTGGTTCTTATAACCGAATTAAACCTGTCATAAAGGAACTATCTCCTTTGTTAAACTTTATAAAGAAGTGGAAATAGCTGTTGAAAATGAGCAAAATTTTAAAGAGGAGCCCAATAAGCTTGATAGTAAACAGGCAACTTATCGGACATCCTCTTTCTATTTGTCTATTTCTGCTCTTACCCTTTTAGAATTAATTACTCATTTGCTTCATTTTTCCCCAACTCATAGGCATCATTCATCACTTTTGTTAGTAATGCCATAAATGGTTGAAGTTTGTCCATTGTCATTTCAACGCCAACTTCATCGAGCATTTCTTTTGCTTCCGGAAG
Encoded here:
- a CDS encoding ComZ family protein gives rise to the protein MNQEKSMQFMQIAMKYLPEAKEMLDEVGVEMTMDKLQPFMALLTKVMNDAYELGKNEANE
- a CDS encoding beta-ketoacyl-ACP synthase III, which codes for MNAGIIGIGRYVPEKVVTNHDLEKIVDTSDEWIRTRTGIEERRIAGDDVDTSDMAFHASTSAIENAGISPEEIDLILVATVTPDRPFPSVSCMIQERLGAWNAAAMDVSAACAGFMYGMATAKQFIESGSYKHILVVGVEKLSKVTNWDDRNTAVLFGDGAGAVVMGPVSKGKGILAFELGADGTGGKHLYQDEYIIMNGREVFKFAVRQMGESSVRVLEKAGLTQEDVDFLIPHQANIRIMEAARQRLNLPEEKMSKTVHKYGNTSAASIPLSLYEEIEAGKIKDNDVIVMVGFGGGLTWGAVAIRWGK